A DNA window from Candidatus Sulfidibacterium hydrothermale contains the following coding sequences:
- the gltB gene encoding glutamate synthase large subunit, whose protein sequence is MLKEFPQPTGLYHSQNEHENCGIGFVAHIKGKASRDIVERGFEVLRNLDHRGARGADNVSGDGAGILVQVPHDFIREVLKVNVLEAGTYGTGLLFMPKEKTVAEACLRLLKETVTEEGLSLSGVRDVPVNSSVLGEIARSTEPLIKQIFIEGKNLEPDELERRLYIIRKMTEKKIRHAEIPEKEAFYIVSLSSKTMVYKGMFTPDQLRAYFQDLQHPLFQSAIALVHSRFSTNTFPTWALAQPFRLIAHNGEINTIKGNRLWTQAREGLLKSEIFGDELEKILPILEEEKSDSASFDNVLEFLHMTGRSLEHALCMMIPESFNKKNPIPESLKAFYEYHSTIMEPWDGPAAMIFSDGRYIGGTLDRNGLRPARYVITKDDLIIMASETGVQEFAPEEIVEKGRLRPGKILLVDTRFGIIIPDEEVKEQLSHRNPYSMWLKDNRLLMSDILVKKRVPSAIDDFPRLARLFSYTKEETEWIIKSMAETASEPVSSMGNDTPPAVFSQRPQRLFNYFKQIFAQVTNPAIDPIREGLVMSLTNYIGSVNSNILSESPDHCRLIKFTGPVITNTDLGKIKDLKDQLFSHAVIPMLFPAGSGPEGFRKAFDAMLSAAEKAVDDKKNFIILSDRGVSKTQAPFPSLLAVAAVHHHLIKKKKRMQVGIIVETGEVCEVNHFALLLGYGASVVNPYLAFGAIDHLVKAGKIPLEYAEARRNYIHAVDKGLLKIFSKMGISTIRSYHGAQIFEALGISKELADKYFTGTASPLGGIGMEEIYEEYNRFHVRAYEEKHPDKRWLLENTGKYAWRKDGEGHAWNPETIALLQWAARTNNYEKYKAYSRKVDEYNRRPAFIRGCWQVKKNPIPLEQVEPVENIMKRFVTGAMSYGSISKEAHEAIAVAMNTIGGRSNTGEGGEETERFGTDKQSAVKQVASGRFGVTANYLVHAAEIQIKVAQGAKPGEGGQLPGYKVNQIIAKTRHSTPGITLISPPPHHDIYSIEDLAQLIYDLRVTNPQAKISVKLVSENGVGTIAAGVAKARADLIILSGGEGGTGASPVSSIRYAGLPVEMGIAETQQTLVLNRLRGRVKLQVDGQLKNAKDVVKMALLGAEEFGFATSVLIVLGCVMMRKCHLNTCPMGIATQDEKLRKNFSGKPEHVVNFFRFLAEEIREQLAEMGFTRFDDIIGRTDLLEPDPDVLTGKIKRLDFSSLLTSVDDNDRKYNSSSQEQILLHHLDLRLIEETEKALRSKEKVWLFHHIKNTDRAVGAMLSGEISKKYGEKGLPEDTIHVAFSGSAGQSFGAFLAKGITFRLEGDANDYLGKGLSGGKIIVVPPRKSVFKPEKNIIIGNSVFYGATAGEAYIEGVAGERFCVRNSGVRAVIEGTGDHCCEYMTGGRVVVLGKTGRNFAAGMSGGVAYVLDENHDFAYYCNKGLVDLLKIDNMQDVKELQDMINKHLLYTQSSLAARILTRWDEYLPKFVKVVSFEYRKILEEEKLKQLEEKLKQAEDNPARHE, encoded by the coding sequence ATGCTGAAAGAATTTCCACAACCTACCGGATTGTATCATTCACAAAACGAACATGAAAACTGCGGCATTGGGTTTGTTGCCCATATCAAAGGAAAGGCTTCACGCGACATCGTAGAAAGGGGATTTGAAGTTTTACGTAATCTTGATCACCGCGGGGCAAGAGGAGCGGACAATGTCAGCGGCGATGGAGCCGGAATACTGGTACAGGTTCCGCATGATTTTATTCGGGAAGTATTGAAGGTGAATGTTTTGGAAGCCGGAACTTACGGTACGGGATTGCTTTTTATGCCAAAGGAAAAGACAGTGGCCGAGGCTTGTCTTCGTCTTTTAAAAGAAACGGTTACAGAAGAAGGTCTCTCGTTGTCCGGAGTTCGTGATGTGCCGGTTAATTCTTCTGTTTTGGGAGAAATTGCCCGTAGTACCGAGCCTTTGATAAAACAGATTTTTATAGAAGGAAAAAATCTGGAACCGGATGAGTTGGAACGCCGGCTGTACATTATCCGGAAAATGACCGAAAAGAAGATTCGCCATGCTGAAATTCCTGAAAAAGAGGCTTTTTATATCGTCAGTCTTTCGTCGAAAACCATGGTTTACAAAGGAATGTTTACGCCAGACCAATTGCGGGCGTATTTTCAGGATTTGCAGCATCCGCTTTTTCAATCGGCCATAGCCCTGGTTCATTCGCGTTTTAGTACCAATACTTTTCCTACCTGGGCGTTGGCACAGCCTTTCCGGTTAATTGCCCACAATGGCGAAATCAATACCATCAAAGGGAACCGGTTGTGGACACAGGCCCGTGAAGGACTTTTAAAATCGGAGATTTTCGGGGATGAGCTGGAGAAAATTTTGCCGATTTTAGAAGAGGAAAAATCCGATTCGGCCTCGTTTGACAATGTGCTGGAATTTTTACACATGACCGGGCGCTCGCTCGAACATGCATTGTGTATGATGATTCCTGAGTCATTCAATAAGAAAAATCCTATTCCGGAAAGTCTGAAAGCTTTTTACGAATACCATTCTACCATCATGGAGCCCTGGGATGGCCCGGCTGCCATGATTTTTTCCGATGGCCGGTATATTGGCGGAACACTCGACCGCAACGGTTTGCGCCCGGCCCGTTATGTTATTACCAAAGATGATTTGATAATAATGGCTTCCGAGACCGGAGTACAGGAATTTGCTCCGGAAGAAATTGTTGAAAAAGGTCGTTTGCGTCCCGGAAAAATCCTGTTGGTGGATACCCGTTTCGGTATTATTATTCCAGACGAAGAGGTAAAAGAACAGCTGAGTCATCGCAATCCATATTCTATGTGGTTAAAAGATAACCGGTTGTTGATGAGTGATATTCTTGTAAAAAAAAGAGTTCCTTCGGCCATCGATGATTTTCCGCGACTGGCCCGGCTTTTTTCTTATACCAAAGAAGAAACAGAATGGATAATTAAATCCATGGCCGAAACGGCTTCAGAACCGGTAAGCTCCATGGGAAATGATACGCCGCCGGCTGTTTTTTCGCAACGTCCACAACGTCTGTTCAACTATTTTAAACAAATCTTTGCCCAGGTAACCAATCCGGCCATTGATCCTATTCGCGAAGGACTGGTTATGTCGTTGACAAACTATATCGGTTCGGTTAATTCTAATATTTTATCCGAGAGTCCTGACCATTGCCGGCTTATTAAGTTTACTGGTCCGGTTATTACCAACACCGATTTGGGAAAAATCAAAGATTTGAAAGATCAGCTTTTTAGCCATGCTGTTATTCCGATGTTGTTTCCTGCCGGAAGTGGACCGGAAGGTTTTCGTAAAGCTTTTGACGCCATGTTATCGGCAGCAGAAAAAGCAGTGGATGATAAAAAGAACTTTATCATTCTGTCAGACAGGGGTGTCAGCAAAACACAGGCTCCTTTTCCTTCGCTTCTGGCAGTGGCAGCCGTACATCATCACCTGATAAAAAAGAAAAAAAGGATGCAGGTGGGTATTATTGTCGAAACCGGCGAAGTTTGTGAAGTAAATCATTTTGCCCTGTTGCTGGGCTATGGTGCCAGCGTGGTTAACCCGTATCTTGCTTTTGGTGCCATTGATCATCTTGTAAAGGCCGGGAAAATTCCTTTGGAGTATGCCGAAGCCCGCCGGAATTATATCCATGCTGTTGACAAAGGTCTGTTAAAGATCTTTTCAAAAATGGGAATTTCTACCATTCGCAGTTATCATGGAGCCCAAATATTCGAAGCGCTTGGAATAAGTAAAGAATTGGCCGATAAATATTTTACAGGAACGGCATCGCCTCTTGGCGGGATAGGAATGGAAGAAATATATGAAGAATATAACCGGTTTCATGTCCGTGCGTATGAAGAAAAGCATCCCGATAAACGGTGGTTGTTAGAAAATACCGGAAAATATGCCTGGCGCAAAGACGGTGAGGGACATGCCTGGAATCCGGAAACCATTGCTTTGCTGCAGTGGGCTGCCCGTACGAATAACTACGAAAAATACAAAGCATACAGCCGGAAAGTGGACGAATATAACCGGCGCCCGGCATTTATCCGTGGCTGCTGGCAGGTGAAAAAAAATCCGATTCCCCTCGAACAGGTTGAACCGGTTGAAAACATCATGAAACGCTTTGTTACCGGAGCCATGTCGTACGGTTCTATCAGCAAAGAGGCACACGAAGCCATTGCCGTGGCTATGAACACCATTGGCGGACGAAGCAATACCGGCGAAGGGGGCGAAGAAACCGAACGTTTCGGTACCGACAAACAAAGTGCTGTAAAACAAGTAGCTTCCGGACGTTTTGGTGTAACGGCGAATTATCTGGTTCATGCCGCTGAAATACAAATTAAAGTGGCGCAGGGAGCCAAACCGGGCGAAGGTGGACAATTGCCGGGATATAAAGTCAACCAGATTATTGCCAAAACAAGACATTCCACTCCGGGCATTACTTTAATTTCGCCACCTCCACATCATGATATTTATTCTATTGAAGACTTGGCCCAGCTCATTTACGATTTGCGGGTAACCAATCCGCAGGCTAAAATCTCGGTAAAACTGGTTTCGGAAAATGGTGTGGGAACCATTGCTGCCGGTGTGGCTAAAGCCCGTGCCGATCTGATCATTCTGTCGGGAGGTGAAGGTGGTACCGGTGCCAGTCCGGTAAGTTCCATCCGTTATGCCGGTCTTCCTGTGGAGATGGGTATTGCCGAAACCCAGCAAACCCTTGTGCTTAACCGCTTGCGCGGACGGGTTAAATTGCAGGTGGACGGACAACTGAAAAATGCAAAAGATGTGGTGAAAATGGCTTTGCTCGGTGCCGAAGAGTTTGGCTTTGCCACTTCTGTTCTCATTGTGCTGGGATGCGTGATGATGCGTAAATGCCATTTGAATACCTGTCCGATGGGAATTGCCACGCAGGATGAAAAATTGAGAAAGAATTTTTCCGGAAAACCGGAACATGTTGTTAATTTCTTCCGTTTTCTGGCCGAAGAAATTCGTGAACAACTGGCCGAAATGGGTTTTACCCGTTTTGATGATATCATCGGGCGTACAGATTTGCTGGAGCCTGATCCTGATGTGCTTACCGGAAAGATAAAAAGACTCGATTTTTCTTCGTTGTTGACCTCTGTTGATGATAACGATCGAAAATATAACAGTTCCTCACAAGAACAAATCCTTTTGCATCATCTTGATTTACGGTTGATAGAGGAAACAGAAAAAGCGTTAAGAAGCAAAGAAAAAGTGTGGCTTTTTCATCACATAAAAAATACTGACCGGGCTGTGGGCGCTATGTTGTCGGGAGAAATTTCAAAAAAATACGGTGAAAAAGGCCTGCCGGAAGATACCATTCATGTTGCTTTTTCGGGTTCAGCAGGACAGAGTTTCGGCGCTTTTCTGGCTAAAGGAATCACGTTCAGGCTTGAAGGGGATGCCAACGATTATCTCGGAAAAGGTTTATCGGGTGGAAAGATCATTGTGGTGCCACCCCGCAAATCGGTTTTTAAACCCGAGAAAAATATCATTATCGGAAACTCTGTTTTTTATGGAGCTACTGCTGGCGAAGCTTATATCGAAGGTGTAGCAGGCGAACGTTTTTGTGTCCGGAATTCCGGTGTACGGGCTGTTATTGAAGGTACCGGTGACCATTGTTGCGAATACATGACCGGGGGAAGAGTGGTTGTTTTAGGAAAAACAGGTCGAAATTTTGCTGCCGGAATGAGTGGAGGTGTGGCTTATGTTCTTGATGAAAATCATGATTTTGCCTATTACTGTAATAAAGGGCTGGTAGATTTGTTGAAGATTGATAACATGCAAGATGTGAAAGAATTGCAAGATATGATCAACAAGCATCTGCTTTATACACAAAGTTCTCTTGCTGCCCGGATTCTAACCCGGTGGGATGAGTATCTGCCCAAATTTGTCAAAGTGGTGTCGTTTGAGTACCGGAAAATCCTTGAAGAGGAAAAGTTAAAGCAGCTGGAAGAAAAACTGAAACAGGCGGAAGATAATCCTGCCCGGCACGAATAA
- the cfa gene encoding cyclopropane fatty acyl phospholipid synthase, whose protein sequence is MDAKDVVISLLEEAGITLNGSRPWDVQVHNENTFKRWISETELGLGESYMDGWWDVEALDEFFNKILRANLEQKIKHSLKTALFILSTRIFNYQTVSRSKQVGEEHYDLGNDLFRMMLDKRMVYSSAYWKKAKDLDEAQEVKLDLICKKLELKPGMKVLDIGCGWGSFARFAAEKYGVEVLGVSISKKQIELGKVLCKGLPVELRFQDYREVTGQFDAVLSIGFFEHVGYKNYRTYMEVVNRCLKNDGISLIHTIGSNVSVTYVNEWTHKYIFPNGMIPSLAQIAKAAEGLFVVEDVHNFGPDYDKTLMAWYANFEKAWPQLKDKYHERFYRMWRYFLLSSAGSFRSRFNQLWQVILTKPGRDLPQYRY, encoded by the coding sequence ATGGATGCAAAAGATGTGGTTATTTCTCTTTTGGAAGAGGCGGGAATTACCCTCAACGGCAGCCGTCCGTGGGATGTGCAGGTACATAACGAAAATACCTTCAAACGCTGGATTTCCGAAACCGAATTGGGACTTGGTGAGTCCTATATGGACGGATGGTGGGATGTGGAAGCCCTGGATGAATTCTTTAATAAAATTTTACGAGCCAACCTTGAACAGAAAATAAAACACAGCCTGAAAACGGCGCTTTTTATTCTTTCCACCCGGATTTTTAATTACCAGACCGTTTCCCGCTCGAAACAAGTGGGAGAGGAACATTACGATTTGGGAAATGACCTTTTCCGGATGATGCTCGACAAGCGGATGGTTTACTCCAGTGCTTACTGGAAAAAGGCTAAAGATCTGGATGAGGCACAGGAAGTTAAGCTGGATTTGATTTGTAAAAAATTGGAACTGAAACCGGGGATGAAAGTATTGGATATTGGTTGTGGATGGGGGAGTTTTGCCCGGTTTGCTGCCGAAAAATATGGCGTGGAAGTATTGGGTGTCAGTATCTCAAAAAAACAAATTGAGCTGGGAAAAGTATTGTGTAAAGGGTTGCCGGTAGAGCTCCGTTTTCAGGATTACCGGGAAGTAACCGGTCAGTTTGATGCGGTGCTGTCCATCGGTTTTTTTGAGCATGTGGGCTACAAAAATTATCGTACTTACATGGAAGTGGTAAACCGTTGTTTAAAAAATGACGGCATATCGCTGATACATACCATTGGCAGCAATGTGAGTGTGACTTATGTTAACGAATGGACCCACAAATATATTTTTCCTAACGGGATGATCCCCTCGTTGGCACAGATAGCCAAAGCAGCAGAAGGATTGTTTGTGGTGGAAGATGTACACAACTTCGGTCCGGATTACGACAAAACGCTCATGGCCTGGTATGCTAATTTTGAAAAAGCCTGGCCACAGTTAAAAGACAAATACCATGAACGTTTTTACCGGATGTGGCGTTATTTTCTGTTGAGCAGCGCCGGTAGTTTCCGTTCACGGTTTAATCAGTTATGGCAGGTTATTTTAACCAAACCGGGCCGGGATTTGCCTCAATATCGTTACTGA
- the serB gene encoding phosphoserine phosphatase SerB, with protein MAENNNEIILLNISGKDKPGLTASLMEVLSQYNVNILDMGQSVIHQDLGLGILFEVPKESKSSSILKDLLFKAYELNTHISFTPIPLEQYEEWVSNQGKERYLITVLAPRLTASDIAQVARVIVDQNLNIDTISRLSGRKSLKKKNKVTKAVVEFSVRGTPVDVKAMKQALLTIASKSDFDIAFQEDNVFRRTRRLVCFDMDSTLIQTEVIDELAVRAGVGDKVKEITASAMRGEIDFKESFRKRVALLKGLDESVLKEIAENLPITEGAERLLRTLKQYGYRTAILSGGFTYFGNYLKNKLGIDYVFANELEIKNGKLTGRHLNEIVDGQRKAQLLELLAFKEDIHLEQVIAVGDGANDLPMLEKAGMGIAFHAKPTVKASAQHAISVNGLDTILYLLGFRDREINE; from the coding sequence ATGGCAGAAAACAATAACGAAATTATTCTTCTGAATATTTCAGGAAAAGACAAGCCCGGACTAACCGCTTCGCTGATGGAAGTGCTTTCGCAGTACAATGTCAACATCCTCGACATGGGGCAGTCGGTGATTCATCAGGATCTCGGGCTGGGTATTTTGTTTGAAGTACCGAAAGAATCCAAATCGTCCAGCATTTTAAAAGATTTGCTTTTTAAAGCCTATGAACTGAACACCCACATTTCGTTTACTCCTATTCCGCTGGAACAGTATGAAGAATGGGTAAGCAATCAGGGAAAAGAACGCTACCTGATTACGGTGCTGGCACCGCGTCTTACGGCTTCCGATATTGCCCAGGTAGCCCGTGTTATTGTGGATCAAAACCTGAATATCGATACCATTTCGCGTTTATCCGGCCGGAAATCGCTGAAAAAGAAAAACAAAGTGACCAAAGCCGTAGTGGAGTTTTCGGTTCGCGGCACACCCGTTGATGTAAAAGCCATGAAACAGGCCCTGCTAACCATTGCTTCAAAAAGTGATTTTGATATTGCTTTCCAGGAAGACAATGTTTTTCGCCGGACACGAAGGCTGGTTTGTTTCGATATGGACTCCACACTTATTCAAACAGAAGTGATAGACGAACTGGCCGTGCGTGCCGGGGTGGGCGACAAAGTGAAAGAAATAACCGCCAGTGCCATGCGGGGCGAAATTGATTTTAAAGAAAGTTTCCGGAAACGGGTAGCTTTGTTAAAAGGGCTGGACGAATCGGTACTGAAAGAAATTGCTGAAAACCTCCCCATTACCGAAGGAGCCGAACGCTTGCTGCGCACGCTGAAACAATATGGTTACCGGACAGCCATCCTCTCGGGTGGATTTACCTATTTCGGCAATTACCTGAAAAACAAGCTGGGCATCGATTATGTTTTTGCCAACGAACTGGAAATTAAGAACGGAAAACTTACCGGCCGCCATCTGAACGAAATTGTGGACGGACAACGAAAAGCACAACTGCTGGAATTACTTGCTTTTAAAGAAGACATCCATCTTGAACAAGTCATTGCCGTAGGCGACGGTGCCAACGATCTGCCCATGCTCGAGAAAGCCGGCATGGGAATTGCTTTTCACGCCAAACCTACCGTAAAGGCTTCGGCACAACATGCCATCTCGGTCAACGGACTGGATACGATTTTATATCTGCTGGGTTTTCGTGATCGGGAGATCAATGAATAA
- a CDS encoding porin family protein — protein sequence MNRVLRHIFLLLILFTTLTAQSQVLISLILGDKLNSEKLEFGVEGGGNFSHITNMDSKKYMSDWNLGFYFVFQLKGPWYINTGVLVKAKTGSGNLTHDDLKTIGSAFADTAMGQGDYYQKVNTFIVPMMMRYMFQNRFYVEGGIQASLRYNAWVEYKYTDEDKTVLLKEYNKDKINPIDVGPTAGLGYRFPGRTGMTVGFKYYYGLVNVYKGISGTKNSVFYLKANIPIGAGEKAQLKREKKAKERAAKKAAQ from the coding sequence ATGAACAGAGTTTTACGCCATATTTTTCTTCTTCTCATCCTTTTCACCACGCTTACAGCACAATCGCAGGTTCTGATTTCCCTCATTCTGGGAGATAAACTAAATTCTGAAAAGCTGGAGTTTGGCGTAGAAGGAGGTGGTAATTTCTCGCATATTACCAACATGGATTCCAAAAAATATATGTCTGACTGGAATTTGGGGTTCTACTTTGTTTTTCAATTGAAAGGCCCGTGGTACATAAACACCGGGGTACTGGTAAAAGCCAAAACAGGAAGCGGTAACCTAACCCATGATGATTTAAAAACGATCGGATCGGCTTTTGCCGATACCGCTATGGGCCAGGGCGATTACTACCAAAAAGTAAATACCTTTATTGTCCCCATGATGATGCGGTATATGTTTCAAAACCGGTTTTATGTGGAAGGCGGTATTCAGGCCAGTCTTCGTTACAATGCCTGGGTAGAATATAAATATACAGACGAAGACAAAACGGTTCTCTTAAAAGAATACAACAAAGACAAAATCAACCCCATTGATGTTGGACCAACCGCCGGTTTGGGCTACCGGTTTCCCGGAAGAACCGGAATGACGGTGGGATTTAAATATTATTACGGATTGGTAAACGTTTACAAAGGAATATCCGGAACAAAAAACAGCGTTTTTTATCTCAAAGCCAATATTCCTATCGGAGCCGGAGAAAAAGCACAACTGAAAAGAGAAAAAAAAGCGAAAGAACGCGCTGCCAAAAAAGCAGCCCAATAA
- a CDS encoding flavin reductase — MTDLKIIDPYDFKPQINALWNRQYMLLAVGDFKTGHFNTMTVAWGTFGIMWNKPYAMVVVRPSRYTFEFLNRYPDFTLTAFPEKYNDDLTLLGTRSGRDGDKLAETSLHAVAAQKVQSPAFAEAELIIECRKTYWNDLIPENFTDASIFRKHESRNTHRLYFGEMVLISGLEKYHK; from the coding sequence ATGACCGATCTGAAAATAATCGATCCTTACGATTTTAAACCCCAAATCAATGCGTTGTGGAACCGGCAATATATGTTGCTTGCGGTGGGTGATTTTAAAACGGGCCATTTTAATACCATGACGGTAGCCTGGGGAACTTTTGGTATTATGTGGAATAAACCGTATGCCATGGTGGTGGTACGGCCTTCGCGGTATACCTTTGAGTTTTTGAATCGCTATCCCGACTTTACCTTGACGGCTTTTCCGGAGAAATACAACGATGATCTGACCTTGCTGGGAACCCGGTCAGGACGTGACGGGGATAAACTGGCCGAAACATCGCTTCATGCAGTAGCCGCTCAGAAAGTGCAGTCACCGGCATTTGCCGAAGCCGAATTAATTATCGAATGCCGTAAGACCTATTGGAACGATTTGATACCCGAAAATTTTACGGATGCGTCCATTTTTCGCAAGCACGAAAGCCGCAATACCCACCGGCTTTATTTTGGTGAAATGGTGTTGATCAGCGGTTTGGAAAAATACCATAAGTAG